AATGGACTCTCATCGGTGTGAGTGCGCATATGACAAGTTAAATTACCAGACTGGGAAAATCTTTTGGTGCAGACTGAACACTGGTAGGGGTTCTCTTTAGTGTGAGTGCGCATATGAACAGTCAAATCACCAGAAGTGCAGAACCTTTTggtacagactgtacactgaTGAGGTTTCTCTTTGGTGTGAATATGGAAATGAGAAGTCAAACTACTAGACTGGAAAAATCTTTTagtacagactgtacactggaatGGCTTCTCATTGGTGTGGGTACGCATATGAACAGTCAATTCACTAGAAGTGCAGAACCTTTTGATACAGACTGTACATTGGAATGGCTTTTCTTTGGTGTGGGTACGCCGCATATGAACAGTCAAATGGCTAGAGTTACAAAGCCTTTTTCCacagactgtacactggaatggcttctctttggtgtgagtaCGAGAATGAGATGTCAAACCACTTGGATGAGAGAATCTTTTTGTACAGATTGTACACGAGAAAGGCTTCTAATTTGTGTGAATAAGCAAATGAGAAGTTAAATTACCAGACTGAGAGAAGCTTCTATTACAAAATGCACACTGATAaggct
The window above is part of the Nilaparvata lugens isolate BPH unplaced genomic scaffold, ASM1435652v1 scaffold5394, whole genome shotgun sequence genome. Proteins encoded here:
- the LOC120355969 gene encoding gastrula zinc finger protein XlCGF17.1-like, with the protein product MRRTHTKEKPFQCTVCIKRFCTSSELTVHMRTHTNEKPFQCTVCTKRFFQSSSLTSHFHIHTKEKPHQCTVCTKRFCTSGDLTVHMRTHTKENPYQCSVCTKRFSQSGNLTCHMRTHTDESPFQ